One window of Triticum dicoccoides isolate Atlit2015 ecotype Zavitan chromosome 5A, WEW_v2.0, whole genome shotgun sequence genomic DNA carries:
- the LOC119298828 gene encoding alpha-amylase/trypsin inhibitor-like yields MASTRVLHLIALVLAVATAADAATITVVNRCSYTVWPGALPGGGVRLDPGQSWALNMPAGTAGARVWPRTGCTFDGSGRGRCITGDCGGTLACRVSGQQPTTLAEYTLGQGGNKDFFDLSVIDGFNVPMNFEPVGGSCRAARCATDITKECLKELQVPGGCASACGKFGGDTYCCRGQFEHNCPPTNYSKFFKGKCPDAYSYAKDDQTSTFTCPAGTNYQIVLCP; encoded by the coding sequence ATGGCGTCCACTCGCGTCCTCCACCTCATCGCCCTCGTCCTCGCCGTCGCCACCGCCGCAGATGCGGCCACCATCACCGTCGTCAACCGTTGCTCCTACACGGTGTGGCCGGGCGCGCTCCCAGGCGGCGGCGTGCGTCTCGACCCGGGCCAGTCTTGGGCGCTGAACATGCCCGCCGGCACCGCGGGCGCCAGGGTGTGGCCGCGCACCGGGTGCACCTTCGACGGCAGCGGCCGGGGCCGGTGCATCACGGGCGACTGCGGCGGCACGCTGGCCTGCAGGGTGTCCGGCCAGCAGCCCACCACGCTGGCCGAGTACACCCTGGGCCAGGGCGGGAACAAGGACTTCTTCGACCTGTCCGTCATCGACGGGTTCAACGTGCCCATGAACTTCGAGCCCGTCGGCGGTTCGTGCCGCGCTGCGCGCTGCGCCACGGACATCACCAAGGAGTGCCTCAAGGAGCTGCAGGTGCCCGGAGGGTGCGCGAGCGCGTGCGGCAAATTCGGCGGCGACACCTATTGCTGCCGGGGCCAGTTCGAGCACAACTGCCCGCCGACCAACTACTCGAAGTTCTTCAAGGGGAAGTGCCCCGACGCCTACAGCTACGCCAAGGACGACCAGACCAGCACCTTCACATGCCCAGCCGGAACCAACTACCAGATCGTCCTCTGCCCTTAG